The following are from one region of the Streptomyces changanensis genome:
- a CDS encoding dipeptidase — MSDTPDSAVQTVRKYVEQHRDAFLDDLAEWLRIPSVSAQPEHAPDVRHSAEWLAAKLQETGFPVAEVWETDGAPAVFAEWPSGDPDAPTVLVYGHHDVQPAAREDGWHTEPFEPVVRDGRLHARGAADDKGQVFFHTLGVLAHLDLTGRTAPAVNLKMLVEGEEESGSPHFRALVEHHRDRLAADAVVVSDTGMWNETTPTVCTGMRGLAECEIELHGPDQDIHSGSFGGAVPNPATVAARLVAALHDDDERVTVPGFYDGVVELDDRERELIAELPFDEAAWLATARSHGTLGEAGYSTLERVWARPTAEVNGIGGGYQGPGGKTIIPSSAQLKLTFRLVAGQDPDRIEQAVHDWVAARVPAGVRHRITFGAATRPCLTPLDHPALRAVARSMSRAFDGAKIRYTREGGSGPAADLQDVLAAPVLFLGISVPSDGWHAPNEKVELDLLLKGVETTAHLWGELSTALR; from the coding sequence ATGAGCGACACCCCGGACAGCGCCGTCCAGACCGTACGGAAGTACGTGGAGCAGCACCGCGACGCCTTCCTCGACGACCTCGCCGAGTGGCTGCGCATCCCTTCCGTCTCGGCCCAGCCGGAGCACGCCCCCGACGTGCGGCACAGCGCCGAATGGCTCGCCGCCAAGCTCCAGGAGACGGGGTTCCCGGTCGCCGAGGTCTGGGAGACGGACGGCGCCCCCGCGGTCTTCGCGGAGTGGCCCTCCGGCGACCCCGACGCCCCCACCGTCCTCGTCTACGGCCACCACGACGTGCAGCCCGCCGCCCGCGAGGACGGCTGGCACACCGAGCCCTTCGAGCCGGTCGTCCGCGACGGGCGGCTCCACGCGCGCGGGGCGGCCGACGACAAGGGGCAGGTGTTCTTCCACACTCTCGGCGTCCTCGCCCACCTGGACCTGACCGGCCGCACCGCCCCCGCCGTCAACCTCAAGATGCTCGTCGAAGGCGAGGAGGAATCCGGCTCCCCGCACTTCCGCGCCCTGGTCGAGCACCACCGCGACCGTCTCGCCGCCGACGCCGTGGTCGTCTCCGACACCGGCATGTGGAACGAGACGACGCCCACCGTCTGCACCGGCATGCGCGGCCTCGCCGAGTGCGAGATCGAGCTGCACGGCCCGGACCAGGACATCCACTCCGGCTCCTTCGGCGGCGCCGTGCCGAACCCGGCCACCGTCGCCGCCCGCCTGGTCGCCGCCCTCCACGACGACGACGAGCGCGTGACCGTCCCCGGCTTCTACGACGGTGTCGTCGAGCTCGACGACAGGGAGCGGGAACTCATCGCCGAGCTGCCGTTCGACGAGGCGGCGTGGCTGGCCACGGCCCGCTCCCACGGCACCCTCGGCGAGGCGGGCTACTCCACCCTGGAACGCGTCTGGGCCCGCCCGACCGCCGAGGTCAACGGCATCGGCGGCGGCTACCAGGGCCCCGGCGGCAAGACGATCATCCCCTCGTCCGCCCAGCTGAAGCTGACCTTCCGGCTCGTCGCCGGACAGGACCCGGACCGGATCGAGCAAGCGGTCCACGACTGGGTCGCCGCCCGCGTCCCGGCCGGCGTCCGCCACCGGATCACCTTCGGCGCCGCCACCCGCCCCTGCCTGACGCCGCTCGACCACCCGGCCCTGCGGGCCGTCGCCCGCTCCATGAGCCGCGCCTTCGACGGGGCGAAGATCCGCTACACCCGTGAGGGCGGCTCCGGCCCCGCCGCCGACCTCCAGGACGTGCTGGCCGCGCCGGTCCTCTTCCTCGGCATCTCCGTGCCGTCCGACGGCTGGCACGCGCCGAACGAGAAGGTCGAGCTGGACCTCCTCCTCAAGGGCGTGGAGACGACCGCCCATCTGTGGGGCGAGCTGTCCACCGCACTCCGCTGA
- the nudC gene encoding NAD(+) diphosphatase: MSTISNEAGHRPIGFTAPSGIDRAAHHRLDEAWLAAAWSHPTTRVFVVSGGQVLVDDTPDGRTELVMTPAFEAPLTETHRYFLGTDTDGVSYFALQKDALPGRMDQSARPAGLREAGLLLDGRDAALMVHAVALENWQRLHRFCSRCGERTVIAAAGHIRRCPACGAEHYPRTDPAVIMLVTDEQDRALLGRQVHWPEGRFSTLAGFVEPGESIEQSVVREVFEEAGVTVGTVEYVASQPWPFPSSLMLGFLARATSCEIDVDGDEIEEARWFSREELTAAFASGEVLPPFGVSIASHLIELWYGRPLPKPGAAAL; this comes from the coding sequence GTGAGCACCATCAGCAACGAGGCCGGTCACCGTCCGATCGGCTTCACCGCCCCGAGCGGTATCGACCGCGCCGCCCACCACCGCCTCGACGAGGCGTGGCTCGCGGCGGCGTGGAGCCACCCGACCACGCGCGTGTTCGTGGTTTCCGGCGGGCAGGTGCTGGTCGACGACACCCCCGACGGCCGGACCGAACTGGTCATGACGCCGGCCTTCGAGGCGCCGCTGACGGAGACCCACCGCTACTTCCTCGGCACCGACACCGACGGAGTCAGCTACTTCGCCCTGCAGAAGGACGCGCTGCCCGGCCGGATGGACCAGTCGGCACGCCCCGCCGGGCTCCGCGAAGCCGGGCTCCTGCTCGACGGGCGCGACGCCGCCCTGATGGTGCACGCCGTCGCCCTGGAGAACTGGCAGCGCCTCCACCGCTTCTGTTCCCGCTGTGGCGAGCGCACCGTGATCGCCGCTGCCGGCCACATCCGCCGCTGCCCCGCCTGCGGCGCCGAGCACTACCCGCGCACCGATCCGGCCGTGATCATGCTGGTGACGGACGAGCAGGACCGCGCGCTGCTCGGCCGCCAGGTGCACTGGCCGGAGGGCCGCTTCTCGACGCTCGCCGGTTTCGTCGAGCCCGGCGAGTCGATCGAGCAGTCCGTCGTGCGCGAGGTCTTCGAGGAGGCCGGCGTCACCGTCGGCACGGTCGAGTACGTCGCCAGCCAGCCCTGGCCCTTCCCGTCCAGCCTCATGCTGGGCTTCCTGGCCCGCGCCACGTCCTGCGAGATCGACGTCGACGGCGACGAGATCGAGGAGGCCCGCTGGTTCTCCCGCGAGGAGCTCACCGCCGCCTTCGCCTCCGGAGAGGTCCTGCCGCCGTTCGGCGTCTCGATCGCGTCGCACCTCATCGAGCTCTGGTACGGCAGACCGCTGCCGAAGCCGGGCGCGGCCGCACTCTGA
- a CDS encoding mycoredoxin, whose protein sequence is MQGSVTMYSTTWCGYCRRLKSQMDREGIAYTEINIELDPESAAFVEKVNNGNQTVPTVLVAPNGGGEDVVMTNPSLKQVQQALAG, encoded by the coding sequence ATGCAGGGTTCTGTGACGATGTACAGCACCACCTGGTGCGGCTACTGCCGGCGGCTGAAGAGCCAGATGGACCGCGAGGGCATCGCCTACACGGAGATCAACATCGAGCTGGACCCGGAGTCCGCCGCGTTCGTGGAGAAGGTCAACAACGGCAACCAGACGGTCCCGACCGTGCTCGTGGCGCCGAACGGCGGCGGCGAGGACGTCGTCATGACGAACCCGAGCCTGAAGCAGGTCCAGCAGGCGCTGGCCGGCTGA
- a CDS encoding ATP-dependent DNA helicase UvrD2, with translation MTPATHSTLFPQVPDSADAVLDGLDPEQREVATALHGPVCVLAGAGTGKTRAITHRIAYGVRAGILQPSGVLAVTFTNRAAGEMRGRLRQLGAGGVQARTFHSAALRQLQYFWPKAVGGDLPRLIDRKAQLVADAATRCRVRLDRSELRDVTSEIEWAKVTQTVPADYPAAVAKTQRTAPRDPAETSQIYAMYEQLKRERDVLDFEDVLLLTVGILQDRHDIADQVRRQYQHFVVDEYQDVSPLQQRLLDLWLGDRDSLCVVGDASQTIYSFTGATPDYLLDFRTRHPQATVVRLVRDYRSTPQVVHLANGLLAQASGRAADHRLELVSQRAPGPEPVYAEYGDEPTEAEGTARRIRDLIASGVPAGEIAVLYRINAQSEVYEQALADAGVPYQLRGAERFFERQEVREAGAALRSAARFGANDPLLDDVVDLPSQVRAVLSTKGWTTEPPAGSGAVRDRWESLAALVRLAEDLARARPDATLADLVTELDERAAAQHAPTVQGVTLASLHAAKGLEWDAVFLVGLTEGMLPITYARTDEQIEEERRLLYVGVTRARRHLSLSWALSRSPGGRAHREPSRFLKGLRPGSAGQTIRATHAGGVDRAPAAGARTRRVRGPVRCRVCGTTLTIAGEMKLMRCEDCPSEMDEGLYERLLAWRARQARRAGQPDYCVFTEKTLIAIAETVPSTDGELAAIPGVGIRKLNRFGADVLAICAGQDVGVDDAED, from the coding sequence GTGACACCAGCGACGCACTCCACCCTCTTCCCGCAGGTACCGGACTCGGCCGACGCGGTGCTCGACGGGCTCGACCCGGAGCAGCGCGAGGTCGCGACGGCCCTGCACGGACCGGTGTGCGTCCTCGCCGGCGCGGGCACGGGCAAGACCCGGGCCATCACCCACCGCATCGCGTACGGCGTCCGCGCGGGCATCCTCCAGCCCTCCGGCGTGCTGGCCGTCACGTTCACCAACCGCGCCGCCGGGGAGATGCGCGGCCGGCTGCGGCAGCTCGGCGCCGGCGGCGTCCAGGCCCGCACGTTCCACTCGGCGGCCCTCCGCCAGCTCCAGTACTTCTGGCCGAAAGCCGTCGGCGGCGACCTGCCCCGGCTCATCGACCGCAAGGCCCAGCTCGTCGCCGACGCCGCCACCCGCTGCCGCGTCCGCCTCGACCGCTCCGAGCTGCGCGACGTCACCTCGGAGATCGAGTGGGCGAAGGTCACCCAGACCGTCCCCGCCGACTATCCGGCGGCCGTCGCCAAGACCCAGCGCACGGCCCCCCGCGACCCGGCCGAAACCAGCCAGATCTACGCCATGTACGAGCAGCTGAAGCGGGAGCGCGACGTCCTCGACTTCGAGGACGTCCTGCTGCTCACGGTCGGCATCCTCCAGGACCGCCACGACATCGCCGACCAGGTCCGCCGCCAGTACCAGCACTTCGTCGTCGACGAGTACCAGGACGTCTCCCCGCTCCAGCAGCGCCTCCTCGACCTGTGGCTCGGCGACCGCGACAGCCTCTGCGTCGTCGGCGACGCCAGCCAGACGATCTACTCCTTCACCGGCGCCACCCCCGACTACCTGCTCGACTTCCGCACCCGCCACCCGCAGGCGACGGTCGTCCGACTCGTCCGCGACTACCGCTCCACCCCCCAGGTCGTCCATCTGGCCAACGGCCTCCTCGCCCAGGCGTCCGGCCGCGCCGCCGACCACCGGCTGGAACTGGTCTCGCAGCGCGCGCCCGGCCCCGAGCCCGTCTACGCGGAGTACGGCGACGAGCCGACCGAGGCCGAGGGCACCGCCCGCCGCATCCGCGACCTGATCGCCTCCGGCGTCCCGGCCGGAGAGATCGCCGTCCTGTACCGGATCAACGCCCAGTCCGAGGTCTACGAGCAGGCCCTCGCCGACGCCGGCGTGCCGTACCAGCTGCGCGGCGCCGAGCGCTTCTTCGAGCGGCAGGAGGTGCGGGAGGCGGGGGCCGCCCTGCGCAGCGCGGCCCGCTTCGGCGCGAACGACCCGCTCCTCGACGACGTCGTCGACCTGCCCTCGCAGGTCCGTGCCGTCCTGTCGACCAAGGGCTGGACGACGGAGCCGCCCGCGGGGTCCGGGGCCGTCCGGGACCGCTGGGAGTCGCTCGCCGCGCTCGTCCGCCTCGCCGAGGACCTCGCCCGTGCCCGCCCGGACGCCACCCTCGCCGACCTCGTCACCGAGCTGGACGAGCGGGCGGCCGCCCAGCACGCCCCCACCGTCCAAGGTGTGACGCTGGCCTCCCTCCACGCGGCGAAGGGCCTCGAATGGGACGCCGTCTTCCTCGTCGGCCTCACCGAGGGCATGCTCCCCATCACGTACGCGAGGACGGACGAGCAGATCGAGGAGGAGCGGCGCCTGCTCTACGTCGGTGTGACGCGCGCCCGCCGTCACCTGAGCCTGTCCTGGGCGCTGTCCCGCTCGCCCGGCGGCCGGGCCCACCGCGAGCCGTCCCGGTTCCTGAAGGGGCTGCGCCCCGGCAGCGCAGGGCAGACCATCCGCGCGACGCACGCGGGTGGTGTCGACCGGGCACCCGCCGCGGGCGCCCGGACCCGGCGTGTCCGCGGCCCGGTGCGGTGCCGGGTGTGCGGCACGACGCTGACGATCGCCGGCGAGATGAAGCTGATGCGCTGCGAGGACTGCCCCTCGGAGATGGACGAGGGCCTGTACGAGCGGCTGCTCGCCTGGCGCGCCCGGCAGGCGAGGCGCGCCGGCCAGCCCGACTACTGCGTCTTCACGGAGAAGACGCTCATCGCCATCGCCGAGACGGTCCCGTCCACCGACGGCGAGCTCGCCGCCATCCCCGGTGTCGGCATCCGCAAGCTCAATCGTTTCGGCGCCGACGTCCTGGCCATCTGCGCAGGTCAAGACGTCGGTGTGGACGACGCCGAAGACTGA
- a CDS encoding WhiB family transcriptional regulator, which produces MHLEAHAPSVPPSDTISPPGLMKDHDVTALTALTALDDAIENLGVPVPCRSYDPEVFFAESPADVEYAKSLCRTCPLMTACLAGAKERREPWGVWGGELFVQGVVVARKRPRGRPRKNPVTA; this is translated from the coding sequence GTGCATCTCGAAGCGCACGCCCCGTCCGTACCGCCTTCCGACACGATCTCCCCGCCCGGCCTCATGAAGGACCACGACGTGACCGCCCTCACTGCGCTCACCGCGCTCGACGACGCCATCGAGAACCTCGGCGTGCCCGTACCGTGCCGCTCCTACGACCCGGAGGTCTTCTTCGCCGAGTCGCCGGCGGACGTCGAGTACGCCAAGTCCCTCTGCCGCACCTGCCCGCTCATGACCGCCTGCCTCGCGGGTGCGAAGGAGCGGCGCGAGCCGTGGGGCGTCTGGGGCGGTGAGCTCTTCGTCCAGGGCGTGGTGGTCGCCCGCAAGCGGCCGCGTGGCCGCCCGCGCAAGAACCCGGTCACGGCATGA
- a CDS encoding ABC1 kinase family protein, whose product MSDLPRKAVTRTAKLAALPLGFAGRATWGLGKRIGGKSAEIVARELQQRTADQLFKVLGELKGGAMKLGQALSVFESALPEEVAGPYRAALTKLQEAAPPMPTRTVHAALAERLGEDWRELFLEFEEKPAAAASIGQVHRAVWHDGREVAVKVQYPGAGEALLSDLAQLSRFARLLGPLVPGMDIKPLIAEMRDRVSEELDYDLEARAQREHAAEFADDPDVVVPDVVHQSDQVLVTEWIDGVPLSEVIAGGTPEERDRAGQLLARFLFSGPARTGLLHADPHPGNFRLLPGEDGGRARLGVLDFGTVDRLPGGLPETIGLCLRMALEGEAETVYELLCDEGFVKESIELDPEEVLDYLLPIIEPAEADEFLFTREWIRSQAARIADPRSPAHQLGKQLNLPPAYLLIHRVTLSTIGVLCQLNASVRLRDELEEWLPGFLPEEPVEEPA is encoded by the coding sequence ATGTCTGATCTTCCCCGGAAGGCGGTCACCCGGACCGCCAAGTTGGCCGCTCTGCCACTGGGCTTCGCGGGGCGGGCCACGTGGGGGCTGGGCAAGCGGATCGGGGGCAAGTCCGCCGAGATCGTCGCGCGGGAGCTGCAACAGCGCACGGCTGACCAGCTGTTCAAGGTGCTGGGCGAGCTGAAGGGCGGTGCGATGAAGCTCGGGCAGGCACTGTCCGTCTTCGAGTCGGCACTGCCGGAGGAGGTCGCGGGGCCGTATCGGGCCGCCCTGACCAAGCTCCAGGAGGCGGCGCCCCCGATGCCGACGAGGACGGTGCACGCCGCGCTCGCGGAGCGGTTGGGCGAGGACTGGCGTGAGCTGTTCCTGGAGTTCGAGGAGAAGCCGGCGGCCGCGGCCTCGATCGGGCAGGTGCACCGGGCGGTGTGGCACGACGGACGCGAGGTCGCCGTGAAGGTGCAGTACCCGGGGGCGGGTGAGGCGCTGCTGTCGGACCTGGCTCAGCTGAGCCGGTTCGCCCGGCTGTTGGGGCCGCTGGTGCCGGGCATGGACATCAAGCCGCTCATCGCGGAGATGCGCGACCGGGTGTCGGAGGAGCTGGACTACGACCTGGAGGCGCGGGCCCAGCGGGAGCACGCCGCGGAGTTCGCGGACGACCCCGACGTGGTGGTGCCGGACGTGGTGCACCAGTCGGACCAGGTGCTGGTGACGGAGTGGATCGACGGGGTGCCGCTGTCGGAGGTCATAGCGGGCGGCACACCGGAGGAGCGGGACCGGGCGGGCCAGTTGCTGGCGCGGTTCCTGTTCTCGGGCCCCGCTCGGACGGGCCTGCTCCACGCGGACCCGCACCCGGGGAACTTCCGGCTGCTGCCCGGGGAGGACGGCGGTCGGGCGCGGCTGGGAGTGCTGGACTTCGGGACGGTGGACCGGCTTCCGGGCGGGCTGCCGGAGACGATCGGCCTGTGTCTGCGCATGGCCCTGGAGGGCGAGGCGGAAACCGTCTACGAGCTGCTGTGCGACGAGGGGTTCGTGAAGGAGTCCATAGAACTGGACCCGGAGGAGGTGCTCGACTACCTGCTGCCCATCATCGAGCCGGCCGAGGCGGACGAGTTCCTCTTCACGCGCGAGTGGATCCGCTCACAGGCGGCGCGGATCGCCGACCCGCGCTCTCCGGCACACCAGCTGGGCAAGCAGCTGAACCTGCCCCCTGCGTACCTGCTGATCCATCGGGTGACGCTGAGCACGATCGGCGTGCTGTGTCAGCTGAACGCCTCGGTGCGCCTGCGCGACGAGTTGGAGGAGTGGCTGCCGGGGTTCCTGCCGGAGGAGCCGGTGGAGGAACCGGCCTGA
- a CDS encoding ThiF family adenylyltransferase, translating into MHPMVKPALRRAWRDLQCVQFGVAPAHAVVVGPVDTTTGSLLALLDGTRGVGLLREEARALGVPDGWLEALLDRLAAAGLLDDTAPGDRAVEAVRREAGVLDRMRADLGSLSVVHREPGGAIRRLAARGGMRVQVRGAGRVGAAVAGLLSASGVGRVEVMDGGRVEPWDVAPGGFPAESVGDRRDAAARRLVGRSAPGGGRAPRAPTGPEPGLSLVVVTPRDGLAAYAPDPVAADTWVGTGTPHLFAGVVEATGVLGPLVLPGETACARCVEMGRTDADPAWPRLLAQWRSGRRSAVPAGDVRLSAAVAGLAAAHALAFLDGGVAASAGARWEVSSPLLEWRARPLRPHGGCPCGAADREPSEGERERPSGVRGGQDTMAG; encoded by the coding sequence ATGCATCCGATGGTGAAGCCGGCGCTGCGGCGCGCATGGCGAGATCTGCAGTGCGTGCAGTTCGGGGTGGCTCCCGCGCACGCGGTGGTGGTGGGCCCGGTGGACACGACGACCGGGAGCCTGCTGGCGCTGCTGGACGGGACGCGCGGGGTGGGTCTGCTGCGGGAGGAGGCGCGGGCGCTCGGGGTGCCGGACGGCTGGTTGGAGGCGTTGCTCGACCGGCTGGCCGCGGCGGGGCTGCTGGACGACACGGCGCCGGGCGACCGGGCGGTGGAGGCCGTGCGGCGGGAGGCCGGCGTGCTCGACCGGATGCGCGCCGATCTCGGGTCGCTCTCGGTGGTGCACCGCGAGCCGGGCGGTGCGATACGGCGCCTGGCCGCGCGCGGCGGCATGCGCGTCCAGGTGAGGGGCGCGGGTCGGGTGGGGGCGGCGGTGGCCGGGCTGCTGTCGGCGTCCGGTGTCGGCCGGGTCGAGGTGATGGACGGCGGGCGGGTCGAGCCGTGGGACGTGGCGCCCGGCGGTTTCCCGGCCGAGTCGGTCGGCGACCGGCGGGACGCGGCGGCCCGGCGGTTGGTGGGCCGGTCGGCACCGGGCGGCGGGCGGGCGCCCCGTGCGCCGACCGGGCCCGAGCCGGGTCTGTCGCTCGTGGTGGTCACACCCCGGGACGGGCTGGCGGCGTACGCCCCGGACCCGGTGGCGGCGGACACCTGGGTGGGGACGGGCACACCGCATCTGTTCGCCGGGGTCGTGGAGGCCACCGGGGTGCTGGGACCGCTGGTGCTGCCGGGCGAGACGGCGTGCGCGCGGTGTGTGGAGATGGGCCGGACGGACGCTGATCCGGCGTGGCCGCGTCTGCTGGCGCAATGGCGGTCGGGGCGCCGGAGTGCGGTGCCGGCCGGGGACGTGAGGCTGTCGGCGGCCGTGGCGGGGCTGGCGGCGGCGCACGCGCTGGCGTTCCTGGACGGGGGTGTGGCGGCGAGTGCGGGGGCGCGGTGGGAGGTGTCGTCACCGTTGCTGGAGTGGCGGGCGCGGCCGCTGCGGCCGCATGGCGGGTGCCCGTGCGGGGCGGCGGACCGGGAACCGTCGGAGGGGGAACGGGAGCGGCCCTCGGGAGTCCGCGGCGGGCAGGACACAATGGCGGGGTAA
- a CDS encoding M48 metallopeptidase family protein — protein sequence MPADPQPSPTTSDPSHADRTSAVEVRRSTRRRRTVSAYREGDRTIVLIPARMSQAEERRWVTQMLDKLAAQESRRRPGDSELAERAERLSAQYLGGRARPASVRWVTNQNTRWGSCTPAEGSIRLSHRLQGMPEYVVDYVLLHELAHLLVPGHGPRFWQLLDSYPRTERARGYLEGVVAAGRLPHPPCPSGD from the coding sequence GTGCCCGCCGACCCCCAGCCCAGCCCCACCACCAGCGACCCGTCCCACGCGGACCGGACGTCCGCCGTCGAGGTGCGCAGGAGCACCCGCCGCCGTAGGACCGTCTCGGCCTACCGCGAGGGCGACCGCACCATCGTCCTCATCCCCGCCCGGATGTCGCAGGCCGAGGAGCGGCGCTGGGTGACCCAGATGCTCGACAAGCTCGCCGCCCAGGAGAGCCGCCGCCGCCCCGGCGACTCCGAGCTGGCCGAGCGGGCCGAGCGGCTGTCCGCGCAGTACCTCGGCGGTCGGGCACGGCCGGCGTCCGTCCGCTGGGTCACCAACCAGAACACCCGCTGGGGATCCTGCACCCCGGCCGAGGGCAGCATCCGGCTGTCCCACCGGCTCCAGGGAATGCCCGAGTACGTCGTCGACTACGTGCTGCTGCACGAGCTGGCCCACCTGCTCGTCCCCGGGCACGGGCCCCGGTTCTGGCAGCTGCTCGACTCCTATCCGAGGACCGAGCGGGCGCGTGGCTACCTGGAGGGTGTGGTCGCCGCCGGCCGCCTGCCGCACCCTCCGTGTCCGTCCGGCGACTGA
- a CDS encoding TerD family protein — translation MAREFQRGHKARISDLTAGTDLYVGVQIAGPGLSFDISCFGLDADERLSDDRYFVFFNQPKSPEESIQLLGAQAGDTESFRVTLDRVPDGIHKLSFTATIDGAGQMSQVGAGYLRIVAGGEEVARYAFSGSEFTTERAVMLGDFYRKDGWRFAAVGQGFDGGLDALLKNFGGEVLEEEPQQPQAPQQPQPQPPHAAPSFAPPAGPAAPAQPAPAFGAPAAAQQPPVPAPARPQQPLHAAPTMAAPLGAAVAPQVSPSQAPTPQVPAPPPTPYGQAQHPQQPAPYGQVPGQTPPHGAPAPYGQTPPQHGAPTPYGQTPPHGAPTPYGQTPPHGAPTPYGQTPPHGAPVQAPYGQALGYGQPAPGAYGQQPAMGTPPVGTPHAGMPPLGAPPVGTPPVGAPHGVPQGAPQGAGLAAALQKYRETPTGQRWTSQNPQLMRVDLAMGQTPVLARQGSMVMYQGKVEFGYKGAGFAGRIVGNATGQEMQLMRCTGRGQLFLAENNAQLHPIELQGDGICVSAENVLAFDESLHHEVRRIEGHGIPGGALFTMLFHGTGTVVVKTQGTPVVLPVTPTTFADCNAVVAWSAASQVVLSSQVRLRRNAYPGHSGETVNLQFRGAPGNFIVVQPYEV, via the coding sequence ATGGCCAGGGAATTCCAACGGGGCCACAAGGCCCGGATCAGTGACCTGACAGCCGGGACCGATCTGTACGTCGGCGTGCAGATCGCGGGACCGGGACTGTCCTTCGACATCAGCTGCTTCGGCCTCGACGCCGACGAGCGGCTCTCGGACGACCGGTACTTCGTCTTCTTCAACCAGCCCAAGTCCCCCGAGGAGTCCATCCAGCTGCTGGGCGCGCAGGCCGGTGACACCGAGTCCTTCCGCGTCACGCTGGACCGTGTGCCGGACGGCATCCACAAGCTGTCCTTCACGGCCACCATCGACGGCGCCGGACAGATGTCGCAGGTGGGCGCCGGTTACCTCAGGATCGTCGCGGGCGGTGAGGAGGTGGCCCGGTACGCGTTCAGCGGCTCGGAGTTCACCACCGAGCGCGCGGTGATGCTGGGTGACTTCTACCGCAAGGACGGCTGGCGCTTCGCCGCGGTCGGTCAGGGTTTCGACGGCGGCCTCGACGCGCTGCTGAAGAACTTCGGCGGCGAGGTCCTCGAGGAGGAGCCCCAGCAGCCCCAGGCCCCCCAGCAGCCCCAGCCCCAGCCCCCGCACGCCGCGCCGTCCTTCGCGCCGCCCGCCGGCCCGGCCGCCCCGGCCCAGCCCGCTCCGGCCTTCGGCGCCCCCGCGGCCGCACAGCAGCCTCCGGTCCCCGCCCCGGCCCGGCCGCAGCAGCCGCTGCACGCGGCACCCACGATGGCCGCACCCCTGGGCGCAGCGGTGGCCCCGCAGGTATCCCCGTCCCAGGCGCCCACCCCGCAGGTACCCGCGCCGCCGCCCACGCCCTACGGACAGGCGCAGCACCCCCAGCAGCCGGCCCCCTACGGGCAGGTGCCGGGGCAGACCCCGCCGCACGGGGCGCCCGCACCGTATGGGCAGACGCCGCCGCAGCACGGCGCGCCCACCCCCTACGGGCAGACCCCGCCGCACGGCGCGCCCACCCCCTACGGGCAGACCCCGCCGCACGGCGCGCCCACCCCCTACGGGCAGACGCCGCCACACGGAGCACCGGTCCAGGCGCCGTACGGTCAGGCGCTCGGGTACGGGCAGCCGGCCCCCGGCGCGTACGGGCAGCAGCCCGCGATGGGGACGCCGCCCGTCGGCACCCCCCACGCCGGTATGCCGCCCCTCGGTGCCCCGCCCGTCGGCACCCCGCCCGTCGGTGCCCCGCACGGCGTTCCGCAGGGCGCGCCGCAGGGTGCCGGGTTGGCGGCCGCGCTGCAGAAGTACCGCGAGACGCCGACCGGGCAGCGCTGGACGTCGCAGAACCCGCAGCTCATGCGGGTCGACCTCGCCATGGGCCAGACGCCCGTGCTCGCTCGGCAGGGCAGCATGGTCATGTACCAGGGCAAGGTCGAGTTCGGCTACAAGGGCGCCGGTTTCGCCGGCCGCATCGTCGGCAACGCCACCGGCCAGGAGATGCAGCTCATGCGCTGTACCGGCCGCGGCCAGCTCTTCCTCGCCGAGAACAACGCACAGCTGCACCCCATCGAGCTCCAGGGCGACGGGATCTGCGTCTCCGCCGAGAACGTCCTCGCGTTCGACGAGTCGCTGCACCACGAGGTCCGCCGCATCGAGGGGCACGGCATTCCCGGCGGGGCGCTGTTCACGATGCTCTTCCACGGCACCGGCACGGTCGTCGTGAAGACGCAGGGCACCCCGGTGGTCCTGCCCGTCACGCCCACCACCTTCGCCGACTGCAACGCGGTCGTCGCCTGGTCGGCCGCCTCCCAGGTGGTCCTCTCCAGCCAGGTCCGGCTGCGCCGCAACGCCTACCCGGGCCACAGCGGCGAGACCGTGAACCTGCAGTTCCGGGGAGCCCCCGGCAACTTCATCGTCGTCCAGCCCTACGAGGTCTGA
- a CDS encoding AIM24 family protein: protein MNQQLAGYAPTPVTARMENHGNAMLKVAMATGQDLFARTGSVVAYEGFVQYEPNPPAVRQIASSWVTGEGAPLMKCSGDGLLYLADYGADVVVVHLDGDALSVNGTNVLAFDAHLQWGVERVKGMAKFAGQGLWNVQIGGTGWVALTSRGTPIVVDCGRGDDETYVDPDALIAWSPSLKVKGKRSFKASSLIGRGSGEAYQMAFSGQGIVVVQPSEDSTDRLRVRN from the coding sequence ATGAACCAGCAGCTCGCGGGCTATGCCCCGACCCCCGTCACGGCCCGCATGGAGAACCACGGCAACGCCATGCTCAAGGTCGCCATGGCCACCGGCCAGGACCTGTTCGCCCGCACCGGCTCCGTCGTCGCCTACGAGGGCTTCGTCCAGTACGAGCCCAACCCGCCGGCGGTGCGGCAGATCGCCTCCTCCTGGGTCACCGGTGAGGGCGCGCCCCTCATGAAGTGCTCCGGCGACGGCCTGCTCTACCTCGCCGACTACGGGGCGGACGTCGTCGTCGTCCACCTCGACGGTGACGCCCTGTCCGTGAACGGCACGAACGTCCTGGCCTTCGACGCACACCTCCAGTGGGGCGTCGAGCGCGTCAAGGGCATGGCGAAGTTCGCCGGCCAGGGCCTGTGGAACGTCCAGATCGGCGGCACCGGCTGGGTCGCGCTCACATCGCGCGGCACGCCCATCGTCGTCGACTGCGGCCGGGGCGACGACGAGACGTACGTCGACCCGGACGCGCTCATCGCCTGGTCGCCTTCCCTGAAGGTCAAGGGCAAGCGCAGTTTCAAGGCGTCCTCCCTCATCGGGCGGGGCAGCGGGGAGGCGTACCAGATGGCCTTCTCGGGCCAGGGCATCGTCGTCGTACAGCCGAGCGAGGACAGCACCGACCGGCTACGGGTCCGGAACTGA